Part of the Mytilus edulis chromosome 9, xbMytEdul2.2, whole genome shotgun sequence genome, aaactgaatagatttttcagtcctcactttcttgagaatactgtcacaaaaaattgagaatggtcttagcctgccgttcagttgtacataattaaaattctaaaatatattgtagtagttgttaaattcaattgaattttagataattaactcccaactttaatcaaatgttttgatttagaaggtgcagatctcattggtccaaattgtctgtatgatgaattcttgactaaggaaatgaaataacaataaacaacaattagtttcattattgttagcctttctatatgttctagTTGTTTTTTTGCTCATTCTTTGTttgtagactatcaaaagatacccccctaaaaattgaaacaatggccgtcttttccctcagagctcttcagctcttttattgtaggaagtttccatggggagataatcattttttttccctAAAAGTttatattcaaaagaaaaatgttttaggTTACTTCCCCATGTAAACTTATcaataatgtattgttatttcacacatattttactgattatatgatgttttatttgaaatgatatctgattcttacgaatatagaatacttttagaaagaaaaactatatgaaagcttagtttgaacatatttatagcaattcaaaataataacagttcaCCTTCAGTATGGTAATGACTATAATATACCTATACAAAGTGATAGACTTATTATGTCACAAAAACAATAAAGTGGACAAAAATCAtttaggattgtaagtatgtttcaTTTTATCACCTTACAcgttcacattttgactgaacaatttgttcaaaattctgaccagttgaacaatttggtttaataaaacaaattgtaatttggtcaaaattttgaatgaggtACAATAGTTgcagagcaacactaacagtcaagtcactgtaatggAACCCTCTCTTGGTCAATAACTTCTTTCAAACAGCGTTAACAGTTATACAATAAAACCTGATGGAAAACAACATATCTTAATCTTAATTGAAGCTTAGTTTATCAAAGAAGaactattttgaataaaattgatcatAAAATTTCTACCCATTTTCAGCCCCTAGTGATGTTTTATGAAAGCGTAAAAAAGTTCTCCTTTCTGTTTAATTTTGGAAGATATGGATTCATCATtgtaaaaaaaaggaatttgatgtgactgtcatacaagtgagaggtttagtgctttaaaaccaggttcaatccaccattttctacatttgaaaatgcctgtactaagtcaggaatatgacagttgttgtccattcgtttggtgtgttttattatttgattttgccatttgattagggacattctgttttgaattttcctcggagttcagtatttttgtgattttacttttgttttaaaagtcCACATAACATTAATCTAGCTTTCAGCAGCACTGGTACACATTTTCTTATCGGGACTGGAATTTTTACAAATTTGGCTTTCagatatttttaattcaaatctttgttatttgatttttttcagaataCAGAATATAAAGGCGAGTACCATAGATATCATCCAACAATCAAAATTTTCTGGGATGTCTTCCATGATCTTTCAATAGAACAGAAGAAAAAGTTTTTATGTATGTTCTATCCATTAGATATTTTAGTCTTCAATTACcaaataatcaaatgaaaattgtAACGGGTAGGAAACAAAACAATGGATAATGCAGTGTGTGGTcaaaattaaatgttattaatCAATCTTTATTGTCTTTGGATTAGATGATACATGTAATACAAAATTATACATTGTCAGACAATGTAtgatttatttgtacaatttttcAGTAACAGGAAGTTATTTTTTTACAATCACAATTAAACTTAGAATTTTAAAGGAAGGTGATATATTGTACTATGATGCTCTATGCTCTGATGTTTCTGTCTGGTATATGTCTGTTGTCCTTGGTCTCATTTTAATGGTTAAGTGACTgctaaaaataatgtattttttttatttttttatttcccatTTCTTGGTATTAGAACAACTATGTTAGGTGTATAGAATTATTAAAAggttatcactgtactattatgcatattttaggggccagctgaaggacacctacgggtgcgggaattctcgctacattgaagacccattggttgccttcggctgttgtttgctctatggtcgggtggttgtcgctttgacatattcaccatttcctttctcaattttatacatgtcGGTCAGAACTTGATTTGTAACTCATCATAGTAGTCTCacatatttatcaaaaataagtGTAAAATCTGAAGGTGtatagaaaaaagtctgtattactgtcattttcaacaatttatcttaTTTTGGCAAACATTAGCAAAGCAGAATtagatctgtaactcatcatgattaactcacataccaaatatcagcCTAATATCTGTAGGCGTTTAGAAGAAAAAAGTcggtataactgtgattttcaacaacttATCAAAATCTATAGCTGTAACTTTACCAAAAATTAGCAGAACAAAACGAAACTTAAATTTGATCTGTAACTAATtgtggttaactcacataccaaaaatcagcccaatatctgaaggcgtttagaaaaaagtccatataatggtttgttgcagaatgacAGAATGACGCAATGATGTAATGATGGataagggtaaaactatatggcccTGACAACTTATTTGTGGGGCCATACatagagatgtggtatgattgccaatgagacaactatctattaGATATCCATTATTAAAAGGgtctcaaaatgaaaaaaaaatgattctcgTTGTTTTGAATATACAAGATATGATATTTGTATACcataaatatgaattataaaaaatgtGTATATCTGTAAAATTTCTTCCTTCAACCTCCCTAGATAAAACCCCCAAAAAGTTCTTTTGATGAAAAATATTGGAttccatttaaaaattgtattttggaTTTGCTATACTTTGAAAACAATTTTGGGGACCTTCTCTTCAGCAAATCAAACTGAAtcagaaattaaaatttattactgTAATTTCATATAATACTgcggattcattaatattcgttggataccaattttcaaggatttcgtgggtacagtaTTACCACGAATTtataaatgttcaacgaattactatttatattttctaagggattgtatgcagactttgccaaaaccaagAAATTAAACATCCAGGAATATGCATTTTGTTcataaaaccatgaaaattggaacccacgaaaataaatgaatccacagtatataatatttataaaaatataatattttatgatgttttgTTTCAGTATTTTTGACAGGAAGTGACAGAATTCCTATTTTAGGAATGGAAACAATTAAAGTGATAATACAGCCAACTCAAGGTGGAGAAAGATATCTTCCAGTGGCTCATACCTGTTTTAATATTCTAGATCTCCCGACCTATGATGATAAACAAACCCTGAAAGACAAGTTGGTACTGGCAATAGAACATACACAAGGCTTTGGCATCGTATAACATCTGCTGAATATCTGTTGAAAGTTGTCTGTTGTATTTAAGTGATCCAGAGTTTTTATGAAATGCcttttagtttttaaaatgattttttttcatgcttGATTTATAAGTATAGAAAAACTTGattcttaaaaaaatgtatgcaaataTTGCATAGTATATTTAGAGTTTTTGTTTAGTTTGTCTCAGATTACTTGATAATAGGAATGCATTGACGACGATTTTCATGTCAAACAAAAGACATTCAATTACCACCACTTCTGTAGAGTCACAGAagtcaaattaatgaaaaaatatttttcaatcatttttttaatttgcaaattaATGGAAAGGCTTTTATATGTCTTATTagataatacaaaatataaaacatccACCTTCTATCTGGGGAACATTTTTTGTGCTTGTAATTTGACATATTACAGTACTTTTCATTTTACAACTTATTTTACTACAGTACTAATTTATAAAGAGAATATATagtaaagtacaaatgtatttctaaatattaaaatatacattttaagttCATCTAGTCAAATGAATCAGTCTTAAAAATTTGGTTCCCTTGTGTATGTAATTAATTCCTCCGACAGGTTTTGATCCAAATCCCTGAAATTGTTCAGGAAGATTGCATATGTAATGTAATGATTCACCTGCCATTATGAAATTTTTGAGGAATTTTCTCTCATTTTTCTagacttgttattttttttctcataaaaattaatgaaaaaaaatactaactTTGTGCAATCAACTTCTTAAGTTTTCCTCATAGGAAATGGCACATATGTTTTAAAagttgttaaagtttttaaaattttaataaatttcttaaactatcctggatttgtaccaaacttggacagaaactgGTTTATGAttaaaagatagtatctagaaggaagttttgttaaaattttgtacctgtttttatgccccacctacgatagtagaggggcattatgttttctggtccgtgCATCCGTTCGtatgttcgtctgtccgtctgttaaACTGTaaaacttcaggttaaagtttttggagTTTTAACCCCCAAtttatggttcactgaacatagaaagtgaaAGTTCAAATTttaggttaaagattttggtcaaggttgtttttgatgaagttgaagtccaatcaatttaaaacttagtatacatgttccctaaaatatgatctttctaatttaaatgccaaataagagtttttaccccaatttcacgatccactaaacatagaaaatgatactgagagtggggcatccttgtactatggacacacATTCTtgtattctgtattttacttataaatagacttagtttttcttccagttaacattacatacagtctacagttaaagttttttaaaacatttatcagaTTCATAATCTGTCCTGGatatttaccaaacttggacagaagcttcttttaacaatcaaaagatagtaaggaatatttttacaatttcttttcctaatttttgttgagcctgtgatcaacagcaaaagtaggcgagacactggattctgcggaacccttacaattttattttattttaatggtcttttttgtgttttataccAATCTGGTGAATAAAACCCTTTACAACTATGACAGTGGGTACACAAGATTTTAAGTTCTGTGATAGATTTTTACCAAGATTTACAGATAGATTTTACAAATGTTTACATGTAAGTTAAAGTAGTACATCTGCTGTTATGGTTATGTAATGGTTTGAAGAATTGTTCTCATTTTTAACGGaattttcgaagaaaaaaatggttattcATTTGGGAATGTACAGTGGGTGGATGGGAGGGCTGGACAGACAAGCTGGCAGCTGCCAAACATTATCTGTTCAATAACATGAAAACCCTATGGCGATTTGTATGGCCCCCCAACGAAGTTGtcagtgccatatagttttacccttgtccaaaattctgtaattccgaaattccgtagTTCCGAAATTCATGACTGATCAATTGTACCTTATAAGTTTCTTAATAATTCTAACAGAACAGAGCCTTGAGTTAATAATAACAtcattccgaaattccgtaatttcgaaattccgtcattccgcaacaaaccattatacagagtttttgtctaaacgccttcagatattgggctgatttttggtatgtgagttaaccaagatgagttactGATCAAGtgtaagtttcgttccgctccgctcatttttgccgaaattacgggctttggacttttataaattgttgaaaatcagttatacagacttttatctaaactctttcagatattaggctgatttttggtatgttcgttactcatgatgagttacagatcaagttaaattttgttccgctccgctaatttttgccaaaattaagggtttacaactttgaaaattgttgaaaatcacagttatagaCATAATTtttatacgcctccagattttcagctgtgagactaccatcatgtttgtgtccacatgtgttattgtaattgcagatttttcaactttttgagacggcgccattcgtgtcgctttgacacatctagtttttagATAtgttgtgtaaaaagtaaaatcacaaaaatactgaacttagaggaaggtcaattgggaaagtccataatcacatggcaaaatcaaataacaaaacgcatcaaaaacgaatggacaaaaactgtcatattcctgacttggtacaggcattttcaaatgtagaaaatggtggattaaacctggttctatagcgctaaccctctcactttaatgacagtctcatcaatttccgatatttttacattgatgcgttaaataaacagacacaataaatataatagtcaaaatatgggtgtGACTAtataaaggtcaagttcaattttcacGATTTTATCTATTCTCCTTGTTCAGTTATctccttttttaatattcaaaagtgCTATTTATAATATGATTGAGTTATTTCTCTTTGTTCAGAAATGGTTAATTATATACATAAAGATTGATTACACATAGCCTTCATAAATAATTTTCAACTGTTATCCGTTTACTAATCATAAGGTTACTGTCTTATCTGATGGTTATAATAAGAGTGACGGATTTATTTGAAAACTGTCTTGTTTTCTAAGTGTTGATGATTAAAAGCTATATAGGAGTTGTATAAATATagttagaattttttttacttGATCCTGTTTTGGGTTCAAGATTTGCAAATTCATtaaataataatcttttattAGTTTAAAAGTTAAAGTTAAGATACGTTGTATATCTACATTAGTTTGCTACAAACGAAaatatctgggactattatactaaccgGACTGGAAACCGTTACATCAATCAGTGTAATAATATCTACATCACAGTCGTTAGAACAACACTTTACCTGCCCTATTTATCGATATGCCATATTGTTTTGACAGTGACAGCGTGCCTTGATCTTATTATTTCGGTAATTTGTTTTCattacgaccgcaaaaattttggtcgtatattggtatcccGTCGTCGTCGGCATCTTCTGCGTCGTTGTCGTTGTCAGCATTGTCCAAAGACGGATTGTTCCaagataataacttttgaataagttaaaaaaaaatcaataaaattttaacacaatgtctataaccacaaaaggaagcttgggattgattttgagggatatggtcccaaaggtttaggaattaggggcccaaaggggccaaaaacagcatttatctagtttcaggacaaaaaattgtgtatcagtattttgattggtctgaaattgtaccacaatgtttaatatcataagtagaaggttgggatttattgtAAGGGGTTAtagggcaaacagtctaggaattaagggccaaaaaggggccaaaaacaagcatttttctagttttaataCAATAACTTGTGCGTAACTGTtagatctctctgacattgtaccataAGTTTCCATATAACACAGGGAAGGCTGGAAATAGATCTGGCGATACAATACAATAATCAATAAGACTCGTCTGACTACTCGTAACACGACCAACCCCCTTATCTGAACCCACTCGTCCATTGCAAataaacatgttattatttttgCAGAAACTTAATAGCTTTGATCCAAATGTATTACATCTACCTGTATCCTCATTAGCTCTGTCTAATGGGATATCATACAATATCAATTTTTGGAAGCTATGAAAATAATTATCTATTACATCTGCACCATCAAAGTTCAAAATTTGTGCTAAATCATCATTAGGATATATAAAGTCTCTACCTGTGCCGCATCTGGCATTTAGGTCACCAATAAGGATAGTATGAATATTTTCCTCTTGAAAAAAAATGAGCTCATTTTCTACTTCATCAAATGCCTCTACAGAGGAATACCTCGAGTTTTCAGGAGGTATATAGACACAACCAAGTAAAAAATTTGGTTCATGTCTTAGGTTAAATTTCAGCCAAAGAACATACTCCGAATCACTAGACAGGAAACTTAAGTgtgattttaataaatttttaaacaCAACAACTATCCCCCCAGATTTTCTGTCAAATTTTTTGCGGTTTTTGGAAAAATATTCATACCCTTTCGGAACATTTAAGATATCTAAATCATCAGTTTTTGATTCACAGAATACACAAATATCATAAGATTTAATGAGTTCCTGAAATTCAGGGTAATTAAGCTTTTTTTTAAGTCCACATACATTTAGACAAGATAATTTAATCTGAGATGACTGTCCTCTTGTATGCCTGTCCTACATATTCTGTACAATTGGTTGCTGATTTACACCAGTAGGAGGTCCAAAGTGTTTTAGCAGAAAAGGGGGGTCTTGCTGATCATTTCTGTCCATCTGTTTGTTAGGGGCTGAATGATTTTGACGGTTGTTTTGATAGGTTACATCTTGTGGAAAAATCCTACGCCCGTCCACATAAAGCTTGTCCTCCTTGAATCGGACTCGTCTACCTGCTCGTTGTTCCCTCTTAAATATGGGCCATAATATATTTCTACACTCCATAATTTCATTCGGAAATTGCTCATAAATGCTGTAATGAGTGTCTTTCAAATTGTCGCGTGCAGCCTTTAATACCCTATCACGATCCTTCCTACGCTCAAACTTTGCAACAATGGTGCGTGGTTTACCATCTTGTCGTGGACGTAGCCGATGTACCACATGAAATTTGATATTGTCAAGGATATTAAGCTTTTCCTTTATGAATTTTTGGAGAACTTTCTCAGTTTGTATATTGTCACGGTCCTCTTTTTCACATGTATCCTCCTCTATACCCCCGAATAAAAGATTCTCCCTCATAGATCTTGCTTGCATCTCCACAACCCTTTCTCTTAAATCATAATTTTCTTGTTTAATATGATCTCGTTCCATTTCGATATAGTTCAATCTTTCACTTAATTCCGAGTTATTACATTCCGTTCCCTTAACCCTATTTTCAAGTCTGTTTACATCATTTTTCATCTGCACTATTTCATTCTCCATTCTGGAAAATCTATTTTCTATGCCGCCAAGTCTTGCGTCAATCGAAGATAATGATTGCAGTAAGTTTGGTAGAGTGTCAATGTTTTGCAGTTTTGAATAAATATCATTCAATACCGCCTCGAGATTGGTCATCTGTCTTGGGTCGAGGGGGGAGGGCTGGTCAGAAAAGGACagtttttgttgaacatttgaagcCACGACTGCTGGTGTGTTACACGGGACGTTATATTGTGATGTATGACCATATAATACTTGTCGGGCCTGTTGAATACTATTCCCAACAGGTGTATGACATGTGGCAAGTCTATTGTTTACATCATGATTTGGTGTCTCCTGCATTTTGTGACAAAATAGAGAGTGTCAGTTCATCAATATTTATCACGTTTTTGTATATACTTGCTATTTACAGGTGAAATATTATATCTGTATCAATATAATTCAACTTCAAGTACTCCATTCCTTATGAATTTGCATTAGGTACACAATATAAGACATTCATGTGAGAGCGCCCATTACCCACTTCTGTCTAGCCCGCCATATTTGTTCAACatgtttatcggattttttttttactatcaatgttgaaccattaatttttatcggattttttaaAACTACTAATGTTGAACTGTAGAACcgttcaacattgaaagtaaacaaaaatcgataaaaaatgttgaatgtaaatgatatgaacctccggtCTTATATTAAAGGACAATATATAAGACTTCTGAGGTACATATTTACATTCAAcggttttatcggatttttttttatactatgaaCCGTTCAAtaacaatagtaaaaaaaaatccgatataaAAACGTTTAATATTAGTGATATGCACCTCCGAAGTCTTATATAATAGCACTACGGTAAatagaataattgaaattcagTTAATTGAGTGTGAGAGGCTATTTTAATCCACTTTATGAGTGTGTATTatataatgttacaatgtaacaaacctatcaaacacaccgtgaaaaataacattatctcccCTGGAAATGCTTAACAACACGACACAAAAAACTGCTACCTTTTTTTGCCCTAtatcacataattatgaaaacacattacatagaTAGGGAATACTGTGCTTGTCTACACGTTTGAATGTGTAGGTGGAACACCCAGAACGATCGTCTCtagatgatttttttaaatttgtcccGGCCTTTCCGGGTTCACGTAGCAACACGTTTCTTTCCTTCCCAGCTATTCCTGATTATGAATTAATCtaaaacatgcatttatcccaatgcaacaactattaaacaactcaCCTATACCAATGGTGATCGTCTAATTCCTAGCCAATTCCTTTAAGCGTGTCTTTCTTGTCGACACCCATCGTTGTAGCGTCTACCATTGGAGGTAGCGAAATTACATGATTTGACAGGAGAGCGAAATAAACAAGGGGAGCAATTTTATCGAACCGCATTCCGGACGATAGGTTTGAATCAAAATTCTGTGGACGGATTCTCAGAAGGCATCGAGGGTAAATGCAGATCTCTTTCACTAATATTCGTAATCGTTACATTTCACACATATTCAGAATATTGTAGCCTATAATTATAAAAATcttatttacttttgaatattaaGAATTAAGTAGTTTGTACATTAGTATATGCCAAACAAAATTTGCATCAATTCAGTATATTTTGAACTTGACTCATGATTTATTGAAGATGACAGATGTGTGCAGCGTAACGTTTACACTGCATTTGTACAAGGTTTTCAATGTCATTCGTCGACGTTGTAGTAAAATTTAGCAACGTCATAGGTGTAACGTTATTTTGGACTTTGAAAAATTTTGGCAGCGAAAAGGTTAATTAAACGGGTCCGCCGTTCCATCTATAGCTTCGCACcagtgtagcgataagtgaacacaacaggggtccagtttaccGTTACCTGTAATAAACTGATTAAATAATGTCCATGTccatggacactttttcataaCTGAGAACATATTTTCATAGGAAATTTTGTCCATGGACATTATTTCACGAGGGACACTGATTAGATCATATAAAATTGCATATAAACA contains:
- the LOC139490103 gene encoding uncharacterized protein; the protein is MQETPNHDVNNRLATCHTPVGNSIQQARQVLYGHTSQYNVPCNTPAVVASNVQQKLSFSDQPSPLDPRQMTNLEAVLNDIYSKLQNIDTLPNLLQSLSSIDARLGGIENRFSRMENEIVQMKNDVNRLENRVKGTECNNSELSERLNYIEMERDHIKQENYDLRERVVEMQARSMRENLLFGGIEEDTCEKEDRDNIQTEKVLQKFIKEKLNILDNIKFHVVHRLRPRQDGKPRTIVAKFERRKDRDRVLKAARDNLKDTHYSIYEQFPNEIMECRNILWPIFKREQRAGRRVRFKEDKLYVDGRRIFPQDVTYQNNRQNHSAPNKQMDRNDQQDPPFLLKHFGPPTGVNQQPIVQNM